The genomic window aaacatgaatAGACCTTGAGCTATGGCACTCCTAACACATGCCTAGAGTCGGGGCTGGAACCGAACAAAAGCAAATCCATGAATCCATTGTCCCTCCCCATCTCTCAAAACTCCGCATGTCGTCTCTAAACCTGGATTTTCGTGTGATGCACCATCCGTGTTTAGCTTTACCCATCTGACCAAAGGAGGGGTCCAAGCAATTAGTCTCTCAACCCTTGAATACTGCCCCAACCCACCACTACTCACAATCCACGCTTGAGAAACTTTCCTAACTATATTATTCACAAATCGAACTCTATCACGACATTTTCCATTCTCACGAAACACGTTTCCACACCTCCATTTTCACCCCCACATGTCATTCCAAAGAAGACCATGTGAAGAGAGCATTGGAACCttagtattaattttttattcttcttcttcttcgttacTTAACCTCTGACTATGTGCTTGCAACTTGCAACTATCTTAGAGAAGGACTGAAGATCTGATGGGTTTTTGGAAGAGATAATATTGTTAAAGCTATGAAACTCAGTCAAAActgctttcttctcctttttgtGTCGCCAAAAGCATGTGGCAACgacaccaaaaacaaagaccagttatttatctaataaatCATTGACTAGCTAATATGACAGTAGTGCTAATTAATCGATTGTAAAAGTAAACaccaaaactatataaaaaaaatatttatattatttatgtctacaatttttttttaataaagaaaaaaaagatcacaAAATACTATAACAAGCAGAGCTAGCTCTTCATTAAGGCATGAAACTGGAAGCGATTCTTAAATATATGAGCATGCTAAAGACATACGGTTAATTCTTTCGATTGATTAGcgaatttatttgaaaatccCCATTAATCTTGAATATCTCTGATTATGAAAATTCAAATCCATTTACTTAAACCATATGAGAATGTAAAATGGTGCTTCTTTGGATAGTATatgttttattgaattttgtaCAACAAGCTTGTCCCTTTGTTCCGATTCTTGACTTATACTGACTGACTTGTGCatgcatatatacaaaacaacaGTTAGAGATACTTAACTTTTCGTACAACCAGCGTGTGATAATGTCTTTTAAAAGTGAAGCAAAAACAATACAACTAACGTGTTATATAACATGTGACAcgataaaaatattattgtaaattaCATAACTATTTGATTCATATATGAAGTATGACCCTTGTTATAACATCATTTATCGTTAGcatgtatttgatttttactaCACGAAATACGCAAGTAAATAAACAGTTTCTTTTTAAAGTAAAAGCTATCTCGCTtatagctttttttctttcttaagaATACAAtatgaaaactcaaaaaaactaactcttgtaaaaagaaaaagaaaaaatccaGAGAAACTAAGAgctcaaaccctaaaaaacattttattgtattaaataaaacaagttATTATCATTAATCGCACACATGCAAGTAAAGAAATTGTTCCAAAAGAGATCATGAAACCaacaaattcttaaaatatgaaacctTCAAAGCTATCGAGAGACTCTCATCACTTTACATTTATCAGGCGGGACATTTGAATCCAGGTGGTGGATTTTTTCCACAATTAAGGAGAACTTCAAGAGCTATGGGGAGAATGACGTCTATGTTGAGAAGTTTAGCTTTAATAGTGGTACATAAACAAACGGCTGCGTCTAGATCAACTAAACCTTCAACAACTGGACAACACTTTTCCTTGGCGCTTTTCCCAATTCCAATGTGAACCAAACCTCCAAGAAGGTCAACACACGAGCCTAGCTTCAACGTGTCAATTGGGCAAGTTTTCGGCATAGTTGTAGGTGGCGTTGCGATGGGTGTTTTTGCGATTGGAGGAGTTGCAATTGGTGAACTTGCAACAGGTGGCTTTGTCATAGGTGGGGTTGCAACAGGCGACTTAGCGATAGGTGGAGTTGCTACGGGTGGTGTGGCAACGGGTGGCCGTGCGCCGGGTGGCTTTGCGATTGGAGGAGTTGCAACAGGTGGAGTTACGGTGGGTGGTGTTGCAACCGGTGGTTTTGCAACAGGCGGAGTTGCAGGTGGCGGCGTTGCAACAGGTGGTTTTGCTATAGGAGAAGTAGCAACAGGTGGAGTTGCGGTTGGTGGTGTCGCAACTGGTGGTTTTGCAATAGGAGGAGTACCAATAGGCGGCGGCGCGATTGGTGACTTTGCGATGGGTGGAGTTGCAATAGGCGGTGTCACAATAGGTGGTTTTACGATGGGAGGAGTTGCTACAGGTGGAGTTGTAACTGGTGGTTTTGCCACGGGCGGAGTTTCAATAGGCGACGTTGCGACTGGTGGCTTTGCGATAGGAGGAGTTGCTACTGGTGGAGTTGCAACCGGCGGTTTTGTGATTGGAGGAGTTGCGACTGGTGGTTTTATGATTGGAGGTGTTGCAATTGGTGGACTTGCAACTGGTGGCTTTGCCATGGGCGGGGTTGCAACAGGCGGCTTACCGATAGGTGGAGTTGCTATTGATGGCATTGCGGTGGGGGGTGTTGCAATTGGTGGCTTTGCAATAGGTGACTTTGCGATAGGAGGATTTGCAACAGGTGGATTTGCGGTGGGTGGTGTTGCAATTGGTGGTTTTGCAATGGGCGTAGTTGCAACAGGCGGTGTTGCGATAGGTGGCTTTGCGATAGGAGGAGTAGAAACAGGTGGAGTTGCGATCGGTGATTTTGCAATAGGAGGAGTTACGATAGGAGGCGGCGTAACGATTGGTGGCATTGCGGTAGGTGGATTTGTTACTGGTGGTGTTGCAACCGGTGGTTTTGTAATGGGAGGTATAGCAACCGGTGGTTTTACAACAGGAGGAATTGCAACAGGTGGAGTTGCGGTTGGAGGTGTTGCGGTGGGCGATGTTTCAACTGGTGGTTTTGCAATAGGTGGCAGTACAGTGGGCGGTTTTGCGATTGGCGGTGTTGCAACCGGCGGTTTTTCTACAGGTGGATTTGCTATAGGTGGAGTTGCAACAGGCGGTTTTGCGGTAGGTGGAGTTGCTATTGGTGGCATTGCAACAGGTGGAGTTGCGGTGGGCGGTGTTGTCGTTGGAGGTTTTGCAATAGGAGGAGTTGCAACTGGTGAAGTTGCGGTGGGCGGTGTTACAACCGGTGGTGTTGCAATAGGAGAAGTTGCAATAGGTGGAGTTGCGGTGGGCGGTGTTGCAACTGGCGGTTTTGCGACGGGTGGAGTTGCTATTGGTGGAATTGCAACAGGCGGTTTTGCGGGTGGTGGAGTTTTTATAGGTGGTATTGCAACTGGTGGTTTTGCAACAGGAGAAGTTGCAATTGGTGGTGTTGCGGTGGGCGGTGTTGCAACTGGCGGTTTTGCGATGGGTGGAGTTGCTATTGGTGGAGTTGCAACAGGAGGTTTTGCGGGTGGTGGAGTTGTGATAGGTGGTGTTGCGGCTGGTGGTGTTGCAACTGGTGGTTTTGAAATAGGAGGAGTTAAGATTGGTGGCTTTGCGGTAGGTGGAGTTGCTATTGGTGGTGTTGCAACCGGTGGTTTTGCAACAGGTGGAGTTGCGGTGGGCGGTGCTGTAGTGGGTGGTGTTGCAACTGGTGGTTTTGCAATAGGAGGAGTTGCAACTGGTGGTGTCGCGGTGGGCGGTGTTGCAACCGGTGATTTTGCAATAGGAGGAGTTGCAATAGGTGGTGTTGCGGTGGGCGGTGTTACAACTGGGGGTTTTGCGACGGGTGGAATTGCTATCGGTGGAGTTGCAATAGGCGGTTTTGCGGTAGGTGGAGTTGCTATTGGTGGCATTGCAACAGGTGGAGTTGCAGTAGGCGGTATTGTCGTTGGAGGTTTTGCAATAGGAGGAGTTGCAACTGGTGGAGTTGCGGTGGGCGGTGTTACAACCGGTGGTGTTGCAATAGGAGGAGTTGCAATAGGTGGAGTTGCGGTGGGCGGTGTTGCAACTGGCGGTTTTGCGACGGGTGGAGTTGCTATTGGTGGAATTGCAACAGGCGGTTTTGCAGGTGGTGGAGTTTTTATAGGTGGTGTTGCAACTGGTGGTTTTGCAACAGGAGAAGTTGCAATTGGTGGTGTTGCGGTGGGCGGTGTTGCAACTGGCGGTTTTGCGATGGGTGGAGTTGCTATTGGTGGAGTTGCAACAGGAGGTTTTGCGGGTGGTGGAGTTGTGATAGGTGGTGTTGCGGCTGGTGGTGTTGCAACTGGTGATTTTGAAATAGGAGGAGTTGAGATTGGTGGCTTTGCGGTAGGTGGAGTTGCTATTGGTGGTGTTGCAACCGGTGGTTTTGCAACAGGTGGAGTTGCGGTGGGCGGTGTTGTAGTTGGTGGTGTTACAACTGGTGGTTTTGCAATAGGAGGAGTTGCAACTGGTGGTGTCGCGGTGGGCGGTGTTGCAACCGGTGATTTTGCAATAGGAGGAGTTGCAATAGGTGGTGTTGCGGTGGGCGGTGTTACAACTGGGGGTTTTGCGACGGGTGGAATTGCTAACGGTGGAGTTGCAACAGGTGGTTTTACTGGTGTTGGAGTTGTTATAGGTGGTGTTGCGGCTGGTGGTGTTGCAACTGGTGGTTTTGAAATAGGAGGAGTTGAGATTGGTGGCTTTGCGGTAGGTGGAGTTGCTATTGGTGGTGTTTCAACTGGTGGTTTTGCAACAGGTGGAGTTGCGGTGGGCGGTGTTGTAGTGGGTGGTGTTGCAACCGGTGGTTTTTCAATAGGAGGAGTTGCAACTGGTGGAGTCGCAGTGGGCGGTGTTGCAATTGGCGATTTTGCGATGGGTGGAGTTGCAACAGGTGGTTTTGCGGGTGGTGGAGTTTTTATTGGTGATGTTGCGGTTGGTGGTGTTGCAACTGGTGATTCTGAAATAGGAGGAGTTGAGATAGGTGATTTTGAGGTAGGTGGAGTTGCTATTGGTGGTGTTGCAACAGGTGGAGTTGCGGTGGGCGGTGTTGCAACTGGTGGCTGTGCAATTGGAGTGACGGGTGGAGTTACTATTGGTGAAATTGCAACAGGCGGTTTTGCGGGTGGTAGAGTTGTTATTGGTGGTGTTGCGGCTGGTGGTGTTGCGGCTGGTGGTGTTGAAATAGGAGGAGTTGCGATAGGTGGTTTTGCAATGGGAGGAGTGGTAGTAGGCGGTGTAGTAACAGGCGGCTTTGATATTGGAGGATTTGTTATAGG from Arabidopsis thaliana chromosome 3, partial sequence includes these protein-coding regions:
- a CDS encoding Bifunctional inhibitor/lipid-transfer protein/seed storage 2S albumin superfamily protein (Bifunctional inhibitor/lipid-transfer protein/seed storage 2S albumin superfamily protein; INVOLVED IN: lipid transport; LOCATED IN: cellular_component unknown; CONTAINS InterPro DOMAIN/s: Bifunctional inhibitor/plant lipid transfer protein/seed storage (InterPro:IPR016140), Plant lipid transfer protein/seed storage/trypsin-alpha amylase inhibitor (InterPro:IPR003612), Plant lipid transfer protein/hydrophobic protein, helical domain (InterPro:IPR013770); BEST Arabidopsis thaliana protein match is: cell wall-plasma membrane linker protein (TAIR:AT3G22120.1); Has 868043 Blast hits to 50304 proteins in 2295 species: Archae - 3779; Bacteria - 237100; Metazoa - 274797; Fungi - 91038; Plants - 103297; Viruses - 25718; Other Eukaryotes - 132314 (source: NCBI BLink).), translated to MGFRTRNLSFLILLLLNFFAATYARECSPPKPSPKPHKPPKHSVVPPKPPAVKPHPHPKPPTIKPPPPKRHPHPKPPTVKPHPHPKPPTKPHPHPKPPTKPHPHPKPPTIKPPPHPKPRPHPKPPNVKPHPHPKPPTKPHPHPKPPTKHHPHPKPPTIKPPPKPPSVKPPPSTPKPPTTNPPPSTPQPPTHKPPPCTPTPPVASPPMATPPTQMPPIATPPIAKSPVATPPIATPPTATPPITIPPVATPPITTPPIANPPIIMPPIATPPVAAPPITNPPISKPPVTTPPTTTPPIAKPPIATPPISTPPAATPPAATPPITTLPPAKPPVAISPIVTPPVTPIAQPPVATPPTATPPVATPPIATPPTSKSPISTPPISESPVATPPTATSPIKTPPPAKPPVATPPIAKSPIATPPTATPPVATPPIEKPPVATPPTTTPPTATPPVAKPPVETPPIATPPTAKPPISTPPISKPPVATPPAATPPITTPTPVKPPVATPPLAIPPVAKPPVVTPPTATPPIATPPIAKSPVATPPTATPPVATPPIAKPPVVTPPTTTPPTATPPVAKPPVATPPIATPPTAKPPISTPPISKSPVATPPAATPPITTPPPAKPPVATPPIATPPIAKPPVATPPTATPPIATSPVAKPPVATPPIKTPPPAKPPVAIPPIATPPVAKPPVATPPTATPPIATPPIATPPVVTPPTATPPVATPPIAKPPTTIPPTATPPVAMPPIATPPTAKPPIATPPIAIPPVAKPPVVTPPTATPPIATPPIAKSPVATPPTATPPVATPPIAKPPVATPPTTAPPTATPPVAKPPVATPPIATPPTAKPPILTPPISKPPVATPPAATPPITTPPPAKPPVATPPIATPPIAKPPVATPPTATPPIATSPVAKPPVAIPPIKTPPPAKPPVAIPPIATPPVAKPPVATPPTATPPIATSPIATPPVVTPPTATSPVATPPIAKPPTTTPPTATPPVAMPPIATPPTAKPPVATPPIANPPVEKPPVATPPIAKPPTVLPPIAKPPVETSPTATPPTATPPVAIPPVVKPPVAIPPITKPPVATPPVTNPPTAMPPIVTPPPIVTPPIAKSPIATPPVSTPPIAKPPIATPPVATTPIAKPPIATPPTANPPVANPPIAKSPIAKPPIATPPTAMPSIATPPIGKPPVATPPMAKPPVASPPIATPPIIKPPVATPPITKPPVATPPVATPPIAKPPVATSPIETPPVAKPPVTTPPVATPPIVKPPIVTPPIATPPIAKSPIAPPPIGTPPIAKPPVATPPTATPPVATSPIAKPPVATPPPATPPVAKPPVATPPTVTPPVATPPIAKPPGARPPVATPPVATPPIAKSPVATPPMTKPPVASSPIATPPIAKTPIATPPTTMPKTCPIDTLKLGSCVDLLGGLVHIGIGKSAKEKCCPVVEGLVDLDAAVCLCTTIKAKLLNIDVILPIALEVLLNCGKNPPPGFKCPA